The genomic interval CTCGCCCGCCGTGCCCCAGGCCCGCCCGCCCGTGTCCGGGGCCGCGCCGGCCGCCGCCCCCGCGCGGCCGTCGATGCCCGGCACCGCCGCTCAGCCCCCGGCGCGCCCGTCCGTGCCCGGCACGCCTCCGGCGAACGCCAGCGGCTCCAGTGTCCGCCCGGCCGCGCCTCCGCCCCCGCCCGCGACGCCCGGAGCGCCCGCGTCGGGAGTCCGTCCGCCTCCCCCTCCGCCCGCCGAGACGGTGCCCTTCGGCGTCCGTCAGGCAACACCTTCAGGGGTGCCCCCACGCCCGCCCGGGACTCCCTCGGGGACGCGCCCCACCGCCAGTGGGCTGCCCAACGTGGCGCCCGCGCGCCCTTCCGCCGCTGGCCCCGTCCCGGTGCCGCCCGCTCCGCCCGCGCCCGCCGCGGCCACGACGCCTCGCCCGCCCACGCTGTCTCCGGGCGCCATGCCTCCCACGAGTGGCGCTCCGGCCTCGGGGACGCGTCCTGTCGTCCGGCCCACCACGTCCCTCCCGGCCGTGGCGCCCGCGGGCACCGTACCCGTGCGTCCTCCCTCCGCGGCCAGGGTGGCCCCACCACCGCCGCCCGCGGCCGCGCTCCAGCCTCCTCCCCCTCCCATCCCCTCCATCGCCCCCGTGGCCCCGGCCATCGCGCCGCTCGTGCCCTCGGTGGCGCCGGTGGTTCCCCCCGTCGCGCCCGCGGTGGCCACGGCGCCACGCGCCTCCGGTGCGACGCCCGCCGCCCCGCCTCCAGCCCCCGGCGCGCCTCCTCCCCCTCCGGCCGCCGCCAAGGGCGTGGAGCTCGACGCCTCCCAGATGGCCGCGCTCACGGAGCGCTGCGCCCGACTGGACCAGATGGACTACTTCGAGGTCCTCATGGTGGAGCGGACGGCCACCCCCGCGGACATCAAGAAGGCCTTCTACCGGGAGAGCCGCGGGTACCACCCGGACCGCTACTTCCACCTGCAGAACAAGGAGCTCAAGGAGCGGGTCAACGAGCTCTACAAGCGCGTCACCGAGGCCTACTACGTGCTGCGGGACGACGCGAAGCGCCGGCAGTACACGGCGGACATCTCGGGCCCGGAGCGCGCCCAGAAGCTGCGCTTCACCGAGTCCTCCGAGGCCGAGACGCGCGCCGCCTCCAAGCGTCAGGTGGAGGAGCAGATCGGCGTGCACCCCAAGGGGCGCCAGTTCTACCAGACGGGCGCGGCGGACGCGGACGCGGGCCGCTGGGCCTCGGCCGAGCGCAACCTGAAGATGGCGCTCACCTATGAGCCAGCCAACACCCGCTACAAGGAGAAGCTGGCCGAGGTGCAGAAGGTTCTGCAAGAAGAGGCTCGCAAGCAGGGAGATGCCTTCAAGATCCGCTGACGGACACCCGGCGAGCGGGGGGAGCCCATGACCATTGATCTGATCATCCTGGGGCTGGTGCTCTTCTTCGCCGTGGTGGGCGCCCTCACGGGGGGCGCCAGGCAGATCGCCAACATGGTGGCGCTCGTGGTGGCGTGGTTCGTCTCGCGCAAGCTGGGCCCGTTCGTGGGGCCGAAGCTCGCGGAGGCGCTCGGCGACGTGCCGCTGCTCTTCGGCATCATCGTCGGCTCGCTGCTCATCTTCATCGGGGTGCTGGTGGCGGTCCGCTACGCGCTCACGTCCCTGCTCCAGCGGCTCTTCGGCGCCAGGAACCCGGAGAACCGGGGCGTGGATGGCGCCATCGGCTTCGTGCTCGGCGGAGCGAAGGTGGCGGCCATCTCCTACGTCGTGCTCAGCGCGCTCGTCTTCGCCGAGCGGAACGTGGTGGTGGCGGGCAAGCGCCTGGGCGTGTCCCCCAAGGACTCGCTGAGCTTCGGGCTGGCGCGGCGCTACAACGTCTTCGAGATGACGCAGTTCGCCGCGGTGAAGGACCTGGTCGCGGTGAGCCAGGTGGCGACGAACCCGGAGAAGGCCCGGCGCATGTCGGACGATCCGGCCTTCAAGTCGCTCAAACAGGACCCGCGCTTCCAGCGGGCCCTGTCGGACAAGCGCCTGCGCGAGGCGATGGAGCGAGGCGACACGCAGGCGGTGCTGCGCAGCAACCTCGTCCTCCAGCTCCTGCAGGATCCACAGTTCGTGGCCCGGCTCGGGGCCGCGGCGCGGGCCTCCGAGCGCGAGTAGCCTCCCCTGGCCTCAGACTCCCAGGCTGGCGCCCGCCTCCAGGCCCGACAGGCGGGCCCGGACGAAGCCATCGTCCACGGTGATGTCGCGGCGGCGGTGCTCCGGGGCCTCGAACATCACGTCCGCCATGACGTGCTCGAGGATGGAGCGCAGGCCGCGAGCCCCCAGGCCCTTGTCCACGGAGAAGCGCACCACCTCACGCAGGGCGCCCTCGGTGATCTCCAGCTCGATGCCGTCCAGCCCCAGCAACTCCCGGAACTCCCGGACGATGGAGTCCGGGGGCTCGGTGAGCACGCGCAGCAGCTCCGGCTCGCCGAGCAGGTCCAACTGCACCACCACCGGCAGACGTCCGAGGAACTCGGCGAGCATGCCGAAGTCCACCAGCTGCTTGGTGGTGATGCGCCGGCGCACCTTCGAGGTCTCCTGGGCGCCGAAGCCCAGGGGCCGCGAGTCGACGTTGCCGCCGTACTCGTGCAGGTCCGAGAAGGTGCCCGCGCAGATGAAGAGGATGTCCCGGGTGTCGATGGGCACGAAGTCACCGCGATTCCACGCCTGCGTGACATTCATGGGGACGAAGACCTCGCGGCCCTCGAGCAGCTTGAGGAGCGCTTGCTGAACTCCCTCGCCGCCGATGTCCCGGCTGCCCGCCCCGTTGCGCGCCCCCTGGGAGCGCCGGGCGATCTTGTCCACCTCGTCGATGAAGATGATGCCCCGCTGGGTGTCCTCGACGGAGTGGTTGGCCTTGAACAGCAGGTCGGCCACCATCACCTCCACGTCCTTCCCGTAGTAACCGGCCTCCGTGTACTCGGTGGCGTCCACGGTGGTGAACGGGACGGAGAGGATCTCCGCCAGGTTGCGGGCGATGTGCGTCTTCCCGCTTCCCGTGGGCCCGATGAGCAGGATGTTGGACTTCTTGAGCAGCGAGGTTCGTCGCATCCGGCGCGCCTGGACGCGCTTGAGATGGTTGTGGGCGGCGATGGCCACGGCCCGCTTGGCCGCGTCCTGCCCGATGACGAACCTGTCGAGCCGCTCGTAGATCTCCCTCGGGGTCATCAACGGTGAGTCCCTGCGTGCGGATGACTCCATGTACCCTCCCCTTGGTTCCATACGGGCTCTCGGACCTCCTTGGGGGAAGGGTAGGAATCCGATGGAGGACAGCCCACCCATGGTGGAGGGAAGGGGGGAGCGGCGGGGTCCGTCCGCCTGCCTGCCCCTCAACCAGGAGTTGAATGGCGGGGGGATTCCCGATACTTCCCGCGTCAATCGTTGTTGCAGCAAGTCCACCCCCTAGCCCGGGAGAGCAGGAACGCCGATGCCACCGAACACCCCTCCGCACCGCTGGACCATCGCCGACGCCCAAGAGACGTACGGTATCCGCAACTGGGGCTCGCCCTACTTCGGCGTCAACGAGAAGGGTCACGTGTGCGTCCACCCGGACGGTCCCTCGGCTCCGAACATGGACCTGAAGGAGCTGGTGGACGAGGTGCGGCGCCGGGGCATCGGCCTGCCGTTGCTGATCCGTTTCACGGACGTGCTGCGCCACCGGGTGATCCACCTGAACCAGGCGTTCCGCAAGGCCATCGCCGAGCACAACTACAAGGGCCTGTACCAGGGGGTGTACCCCATCAAGGTGAACCAGCACCGGTACGTGGCGGAGACCATCGTCGAGACCGGCAAGCAGTTCGGCTACGGCCTGGAGGCCGGGAGCAAGCCGGAGCTGCTGGCGGTGATGGCGCTGCTGGACCAGGAGGACGCGCTCGTCATCTGCAACGGCTACAAGGACGAGGAGTACGTCGAGACGGCGCTGCGCTTCTCGCGCCTGGGCCGCAAGGTCATCCTCGTGGTGGAGAAGCCCTCGGAGCTGCCGCTCATCGCCGAGGTGGCGCGCAAGACGGGGATTCAACCGCGGCTGGGCATGCGGGTGAAGCTGTCCACGCGCGGGGCCGGCAAGTGGGAGGCCTCGGGCGGAGACCGCTCCAAGTTCGGCCTGTCGTCCTCGGAGCTGATGAGCGCCATCGGCTTCATGAAGGAGACGGGACTGATTCCGTGCTTCGAGCTGCTGCACTTCCACCTGGGGAGCCAGATCTCCAACATCCGCAACGTGAAGAACGCGCTGCGCGAGGTGGGCCGCTTCTACGTGGAGGTGGCACGCCTGGGGGCTCCGCTGAAGTACCTGGACGTGGGCGGCGGCCTGGGCGTGGACTACGACGGCTCGCAGACGAACTTCACGTCGTCCATGAACTACACCACGGAGGAGTACGCCAACGACGTGGTGTTCTCCGTGATGGAGGCGTGTGACAGCGCGGGCGTGGCGCACCCCAACCTGGTGTCCGAGTCGGGCCGCGCCGTGGTGGCGCACCACGCGGTGCTGGTGGTGGACGTGCTGGGCACCAGCGAGTTCGATCCGGTGAGCGTGCCGGAGAAGGCGGACGAGAAGTGGCCTTCCGTGGTGCGCAACCTGCTGGCCACCTTCAAGGACGTGACGAACAAGAACCTGCTGGAGGCCTACCACGACGCCCAGGACTACAAGGAGGAGACCCTGACGCTCTTCTCCCTGGGGCACCTGTCGCTGGAGCAGCGGGTGATGGCGGAGAACATCTTCTGGGCGATCTGCCACAAGATCATGCGCATCGCGCGTGAGTCGGGCGAGATTCCCGAGGAGCTCGAGGCGCTGGAGAAGCAGCTGTCGGACACCTACTTCTGCAACTTCTCGGTGTTCCAGTCGCTGCCAGACTCGTGGGCGATCGATCAGCTCTTCCCCATCATGCCCATCCACCGGCTCAACGAGCGGCCGTCGCGGCAGGCGGTGCTGGCGGACATCACGTGTGACTCGGACGGGAAGATCGATCACTTCATCGACAAGCGCGAGGTGAAGGACGCGCTCGAGCTGCACCCGCTCAACAACGACGACTACTACCTGGGCATCTTCCTGGTGGGCGCGTACCAGGAGATTCTGGGAGACCTGCACAACCTCTTCGGAGACACGCACGCGGTGCAGGTGTCGCTGGCGCCGAACGGGGGTTACCTGATCGACCACGTGGTGGAGGGCGACACGGTGACCGAGGTGCTCAACTACGTGAGCTACAACAAGGACGACCTGGTGGCGAAGCTGCGCAAGTCCACCGAGGTGGCGCTGCGCAACGGCCGGCTGTCGCTGGACGAGTCGCGCCAGCTGCTGCGCGTGTACGAGGAAGGCCTGACGGGCTACACGTACCTGGAGCGCGAGGTGGACGCGTCCTTCGTCGCGGGCCACGGGCAGCAGCTGCGCCTGGTGCCGCAGGACGCGGGCTCGCCCGGCAAGGCCCCCGTCCCGCCCACCGGCACCTGAGCCAGACGTCGCTCGAATCGCTGAACCCCGAGAGCCCCGCGCACCTCCAGGTGCCGCGGGGCTCTCTCTTTCTCATCATCCGGGTGACCTCGGTGACCCTCACCTCCGAGCAGATGAGCGCCCCCGTGGGCTCGAGCTCCACCTCCGAGTCCACTCCGTGCGAAGAGAGCTTCCTGGCATATAAGCCTCCGCATGAAGATCGAAGACATTCAGCCAGAGTGGCTCACGGAACTTCTTCGGGCCGGGGGCTCCCTGCCTT from Archangium lipolyticum carries:
- the speA gene encoding biosynthetic arginine decarboxylase, with translation MPPNTPPHRWTIADAQETYGIRNWGSPYFGVNEKGHVCVHPDGPSAPNMDLKELVDEVRRRGIGLPLLIRFTDVLRHRVIHLNQAFRKAIAEHNYKGLYQGVYPIKVNQHRYVAETIVETGKQFGYGLEAGSKPELLAVMALLDQEDALVICNGYKDEEYVETALRFSRLGRKVILVVEKPSELPLIAEVARKTGIQPRLGMRVKLSTRGAGKWEASGGDRSKFGLSSSELMSAIGFMKETGLIPCFELLHFHLGSQISNIRNVKNALREVGRFYVEVARLGAPLKYLDVGGGLGVDYDGSQTNFTSSMNYTTEEYANDVVFSVMEACDSAGVAHPNLVSESGRAVVAHHAVLVVDVLGTSEFDPVSVPEKADEKWPSVVRNLLATFKDVTNKNLLEAYHDAQDYKEETLTLFSLGHLSLEQRVMAENIFWAICHKIMRIARESGEIPEELEALEKQLSDTYFCNFSVFQSLPDSWAIDQLFPIMPIHRLNERPSRQAVLADITCDSDGKIDHFIDKREVKDALELHPLNNDDYYLGIFLVGAYQEILGDLHNLFGDTHAVQVSLAPNGGYLIDHVVEGDTVTEVLNYVSYNKDDLVAKLRKSTEVALRNGRLSLDESRQLLRVYEEGLTGYTYLEREVDASFVAGHGQQLRLVPQDAGSPGKAPVPPTGT
- a CDS encoding CvpA family protein, producing MTIDLIILGLVLFFAVVGALTGGARQIANMVALVVAWFVSRKLGPFVGPKLAEALGDVPLLFGIIVGSLLIFIGVLVAVRYALTSLLQRLFGARNPENRGVDGAIGFVLGGAKVAAISYVVLSALVFAERNVVVAGKRLGVSPKDSLSFGLARRYNVFEMTQFAAVKDLVAVSQVATNPEKARRMSDDPAFKSLKQDPRFQRALSDKRLREAMERGDTQAVLRSNLVLQLLQDPQFVARLGAAARASERE
- the clpX gene encoding ATP-dependent Clp protease ATP-binding subunit ClpX encodes the protein MESSARRDSPLMTPREIYERLDRFVIGQDAAKRAVAIAAHNHLKRVQARRMRRTSLLKKSNILLIGPTGSGKTHIARNLAEILSVPFTTVDATEYTEAGYYGKDVEVMVADLLFKANHSVEDTQRGIIFIDEVDKIARRSQGARNGAGSRDIGGEGVQQALLKLLEGREVFVPMNVTQAWNRGDFVPIDTRDILFICAGTFSDLHEYGGNVDSRPLGFGAQETSKVRRRITTKQLVDFGMLAEFLGRLPVVVQLDLLGEPELLRVLTEPPDSIVREFRELLGLDGIELEITEGALREVVRFSVDKGLGARGLRSILEHVMADVMFEAPEHRRRDITVDDGFVRARLSGLEAGASLGV
- a CDS encoding J domain-containing protein translates to SPAVPQARPPVSGAAPAAAPARPSMPGTAAQPPARPSVPGTPPANASGSSVRPAAPPPPPATPGAPASGVRPPPPPPAETVPFGVRQATPSGVPPRPPGTPSGTRPTASGLPNVAPARPSAAGPVPVPPAPPAPAAATTPRPPTLSPGAMPPTSGAPASGTRPVVRPTTSLPAVAPAGTVPVRPPSAARVAPPPPPAAALQPPPPPIPSIAPVAPAIAPLVPSVAPVVPPVAPAVATAPRASGATPAAPPPAPGAPPPPPAAAKGVELDASQMAALTERCARLDQMDYFEVLMVERTATPADIKKAFYRESRGYHPDRYFHLQNKELKERVNELYKRVTEAYYVLRDDAKRRQYTADISGPERAQKLRFTESSEAETRAASKRQVEEQIGVHPKGRQFYQTGAADADAGRWASAERNLKMALTYEPANTRYKEKLAEVQKVLQEEARKQGDAFKIR